The genomic region TGCGAGAATGGGCATGCAAACCATGCTCGTTACAGGTAAACTGGATCGTGTTGGCACCATGAGTTGTAACCCTTCCATTGGGGGTCCAGCCAAAGGTATTGTTGTTCGAGAAATCGACGCTCTGGGCGGACAAATGGGCAGAAGTGCCGATAAAGGACAAATCCAAATGAAGATGCTGAACCTTTCTAAAGGTCCGGCTGTTTGGGCTTTAAGGGCACAAATTGACAAGTTAGAATATCCAAAAATCATGTTAGAGGTGCTCAAAAACACCGCTAATTTAACCTTATTAGAAGCTTTGGTCGATGGCCTACATGTCGAAGACGGGGTTGCGAAAGGGGTTATTTTAGAGAGTGGCGATATTGTTGAATCCAAGACAGTCATCATCACTACTGGAACCTATTTACATAGCCGTATCCTCATCGGACATCAAACGAAAGACAGTGGACCAGACAATCAACCGACCACCCATGGCATCAGTGCTCAATTGGCTAAACTCGGTTTTGAAATTGTCAGGTTAAAAACAGGGACACCACCCCGCATTTTAAAGGAGTCCATTCACTATGAAAAGACGACCCCACAATACGCCGATGATAAGTTTCAAACCTTCTCATATGACCCTGAAATTACATCCATGGGACACCAAGAACCTTGTTACTTAACCCATACCAATTTAATTACCCACGGTATCATCAATATGCACTTGGGTGACTCTGCGATGTATGGGGGAATCGTCGAAGGTGTCGGCCCTAGATACTGCCCATCGATTGAAGATAAAGTGGTTCGCTTCAACGATAAGGAAAGACACCAAATATTCTTAGAGCCTGAAAGCATGAGTTTGAATGAAATCTATGTCCAAGGGCTATCTTCATCGATGCCAAGAGACGTTCAAGAACGTATTGTGCACTCCATAAAAGGGCTTGAAGACGCGGTTATCGTTAAATATGCATATGCGATAGAATATGACGCTATCAACCCAACACAACTCTATCAATCACTAGAAACACGTCTTGTGAAGAATTTATTCTGTGCGGGACAAATCAATGGGACTAGCGGTTATGAAGAAGCAGCGGGACAGGGCTTAATGGCGGGCATAAACGCAGTTTTAAAGATTCGCGGCGAAGCCCCATTCATCCTCAAACGTAACGAAGCCTATATTGGCGTTTTAATTGACGATTTAATTACCAAAGGCACCAAAGAACCGTACCGATTATTGACCTCTCGTGCGGAACATCGATTGTTGTTAAGACACGATAACGCAGACTTAAGACTACGTGAATATGGACATCAAATTGGTCTTGTTGATGAACAACGTTATCAACGCTTCTTAGCCAAAAAACGCGACATCACTTCATTGACTGAAGAGATTAAAACTGTCTATATCATGCCTACGGAACAAAACAATCAAATCATCCGTTCTACAGGTTCGGCCAAGATATCCGATCGCACGTCATTATATGAACTACTCAAACGACCTGAAATTAGATATAATATAATTAATGAATTTTATCCAAACAATTACAGTGAAGCTGTACTTGAACAAGTCGAAATTCAGGTGAAGTACGCAGGCTACATTGACAAAGCGTATAAAGAAGCAGAAAAAATGGTTCGTGTCGACGAAAAACCAATACCAGACGACATCAACTATGATCTGATTAAAAACCTTGCGAATGAAGCCAGAGTCAAATTGAAAAAAATCAGACCAACCACGCTTGGACAAGCCTCTCGTATCAGTGGGGTTAATCCAGCCGATATATCGATCTTATTGGTCTACTTAGAATCCTTGAGGTAACATGGACATATTTCAACCCCTAGGTCTCCAATTGAGCGAGACCCAACAAGCAAAATTACATCGATACTTTGAGGTTTTGGTCAAGGAAAATGAAGTGATGAATTTAACCGCAATCACGGACCTTGAAGGGGTTTATTATAAACACTTTTATGATTCCCTAACACTGACTAAAGCAATCGATCTATCATCTGTTCAAACACTGTTAGATATTGGCTCAGGTGCGGGATTCCCGGGCATTGTATTAAAGATTGTTTTCCCCCATTTGAAACTAACCATCGTGGATTCATTAAACAAACGAATTCTTTTCCTAGGGCGTTTAGTTAAAGCCCTTGAATTAGACGGGATTGAACTGGTCTGTGACCGTGCTGAAACCTACGCCAAAACCAAACGGAATTATTTTGATTTGGTTACCGCGCGAGCAGTCGCACCCATCGATATTTTAGATGAATTGGCATTACCGATGGTCAAAGTCGGCGGATATCTCATCGCCATGAAAGCTCAAAATTTCCAAGTGGAATTAGAACGCGCAAACAAAGGCATTCATATTTTGGGTGGACAAGTAGAATCCATCATATCATTAGAATTACCCAACCAATTGGGTGAAAGACATTTACTTAAAATAAAGAAGGTCAAAGAAAATAACCAATATCCTAGACCGTATAAAGACATTAAAAATAAACCACTCTAAGGAGCACACATGGGAAAAGTCATCTCGATTGCCAATCAAAAAGGCGGCGTCGGAAAAACAACTACATCTGTTAACCTCGCAGCTTCATTGGCATATTACGGGAAACGTGTACTGCTTATTGATTTTGATGCACAAGGTTCTGCAACCACCAGCTTAGGTATCAACCGAAGCCAATTAAAAGGTAATTTATACGATACATTGATGGGGGAAAAAACCATTGATCAAGTTGCCTTAACCATTTCTGTATTGGATAAATATCCATTGGATGTCGTACCAGCTACCATCGATTTGGCCGGTATTGATATGAAACTGATTAAATTTGATGATCATGAATACATCCTAGACCGACAACTTAGAAAGGTCAAAGATAGATATGATTATGTATTGATTGATTGTGCACCAGCCCTTGGTATTTCAACCTTGAATGCACTCTATGCATCCGACTCAGTTTTGATTCCAATCCAATGTCAATTCTTAGCGATTGACGGATTAACACAATTGCTCAATACCGTTAGGGTTGTTCAAAAAAACCTAAAGGTCAATCATCGTGAACTGACCATTGAAGGTGTCTTATTAACCATGTTAGATAAGCGCACCAAAGCCGGTTGGGCGATTGTTAATGAAGTAAAAGAATATTTTCAAGAAGGGGTATTTAAAACGTTCATCACCAGTAATGTAGCTGCTCAAGTCGCACCGACCTATGGGGTTCCTATTTTAACGTACGCGCCGAAATCCAGCGCAGCTACTTTATATAAATCATTGGCAAAGGAGTTAATCGAGAATAATGAAAACAAACACTAAGGTTTTAGGCAGAGGTTTAAGAGATTTATTGGTAGAAAATACCATCGATGAAATCCAAGAAGGGGAAAGAATTGTTGAAATCCCATTAACAGAAATCACCCCAAATCCATTCCAACCAAGACGTATTTTCGACCCAGAAAAAATCAATGATTTGGCAGCGTCCATCAGTGAACATGGTATCTTCCAACCCATCATCGTTAAACAAGTCAAAGATGGGTATATGATTGTATCCGGTGAACGTCGTTTTAGAGCGGCTAAACAAGTCGGACTTAAAACCATCCCGTCCATCATTCGTTCCTATGATCCAGCAAAGGTTGCTGAAATCTCGTTGGTTGAAAACTTACAACGTGAAAACCTAAGC from Paracholeplasma manati harbors:
- a CDS encoding ParA family protein translates to MGKVISIANQKGGVGKTTTSVNLAASLAYYGKRVLLIDFDAQGSATTSLGINRSQLKGNLYDTLMGEKTIDQVALTISVLDKYPLDVVPATIDLAGIDMKLIKFDDHEYILDRQLRKVKDRYDYVLIDCAPALGISTLNALYASDSVLIPIQCQFLAIDGLTQLLNTVRVVQKNLKVNHRELTIEGVLLTMLDKRTKAGWAIVNEVKEYFQEGVFKTFITSNVAAQVAPTYGVPILTYAPKSSAATLYKSLAKELIENNENKH
- the rsmG gene encoding 16S rRNA (guanine(527)-N(7))-methyltransferase RsmG — translated: MDIFQPLGLQLSETQQAKLHRYFEVLVKENEVMNLTAITDLEGVYYKHFYDSLTLTKAIDLSSVQTLLDIGSGAGFPGIVLKIVFPHLKLTIVDSLNKRILFLGRLVKALELDGIELVCDRAETYAKTKRNYFDLVTARAVAPIDILDELALPMVKVGGYLIAMKAQNFQVELERANKGIHILGGQVESIISLELPNQLGERHLLKIKKVKENNQYPRPYKDIKNKPL
- the mnmG gene encoding tRNA uridine-5-carboxymethylaminomethyl(34) synthesis enzyme MnmG, translated to MLDVIVVGGGHAGIEAALAAARMGMQTMLVTGKLDRVGTMSCNPSIGGPAKGIVVREIDALGGQMGRSADKGQIQMKMLNLSKGPAVWALRAQIDKLEYPKIMLEVLKNTANLTLLEALVDGLHVEDGVAKGVILESGDIVESKTVIITTGTYLHSRILIGHQTKDSGPDNQPTTHGISAQLAKLGFEIVRLKTGTPPRILKESIHYEKTTPQYADDKFQTFSYDPEITSMGHQEPCYLTHTNLITHGIINMHLGDSAMYGGIVEGVGPRYCPSIEDKVVRFNDKERHQIFLEPESMSLNEIYVQGLSSSMPRDVQERIVHSIKGLEDAVIVKYAYAIEYDAINPTQLYQSLETRLVKNLFCAGQINGTSGYEEAAGQGLMAGINAVLKIRGEAPFILKRNEAYIGVLIDDLITKGTKEPYRLLTSRAEHRLLLRHDNADLRLREYGHQIGLVDEQRYQRFLAKKRDITSLTEEIKTVYIMPTEQNNQIIRSTGSAKISDRTSLYELLKRPEIRYNIINEFYPNNYSEAVLEQVEIQVKYAGYIDKAYKEAEKMVRVDEKPIPDDINYDLIKNLANEARVKLKKIRPTTLGQASRISGVNPADISILLVYLESLR